The Heliangelus exortis chromosome 26, bHelExo1.hap1, whole genome shotgun sequence genome window below encodes:
- the DIXDC1 gene encoding dixin isoform X2, whose translation MKSAAVQKPLQQLQAYVAWVNSQLKKKPAIKPVQDLRQDLRDGVILALLIEIVAGEKLNGIQVNPTSQQQMRANVDKVLQFVASKKIRMHQASAKDIVDGNLKSIMRLILALAAHFKPGSGRATNQSSAGTVGKGLSVSSASPRPRSAAAVAQGAVAALADVRQDVLHSGRELLRHRQRNSSMDEEIENPYWSVRALVQQYEGQQNIPVESHSSSLASPSPIHSAKSESTVAPSEEKDQLVIIHPEEAETKTEEPEPHFQAEWQAGNPGSYLENSWEEQLLEQQDHLEKEMEEAKKMISGLQALLLSGSLPEDEQEGSFELCEHGACPEEQLVIIRSRLDQSMEENQDLKKELLKYKQEARNLQGIKDALQQRLMQQDASVLQLKQELLRANMDKEELHNQNVDLQRKVEERNQLLAEYKKELGQKDWHLQQHQSKLDEMLRQLSEASYQQVDLERELEHKEALLAHCMKREAEEVMVYSGHSAQSNGFLQTAGKGAAPTAHRGPNDLQLVRDALRSLRNSFSGHDPQHHTIDSLEQGISSLMERLYHVETQKRQERRIRGKSPASRVINECRDSWPPKSKLPHSHSTPVMNTSACTKVLYFTDRSLTPFMVNIPKRLGEVTLKDFKAAIDREGTHRYHFKALDPEFGTVKEEQDSLSPPLQRHPWVLKSSPTLTTPSRINSISHTTSSLECLLLGCLMDQEIMAAWERVIPNSPEGGVSFLSYPEVQMAAQVLAHS comes from the exons ATGAAGTCTGCAGCAGTACAGAAGCCACTG CAACAGCTCCAGGCATACGTGGCCTGGGTGAATTCCCAGCTGAAGAAGAAGCCAGCAATAAAGCCAGTGCAAGACCTGAGACAAGATCTCCGGGATGGAGTCATTCTTGCTTTGCTAATTGAGATTGTAG CTGGTGAGAAGTTGAATGGTATCCAGGTAAACcccaccagccagcagcagatgagGGCAAATGTGGATAAAGTCTTACAGTTTGTGGCATCAAAAAAGATTCGCATGCATCAGGCCTCAGCAAAAG ACATCGTTGATGGGAACTTGAAATCCATCATGAGGCTGATCCTGGCCCTGGCTGCTCACTTCAAACCAGGTTCTGGGAGAGCCACGAatcagagctctgctggcacGGTGGGGAAGGGTTTGTCAGTGtcctctgccagccccagacctcgctcagctgctgcagtggcCCAGGGGGCAGTGGCTGCCCTGGCAGATGTCCGGCAGGATGTGCTGCACTCCGGCAGGGAACTTCTCCGGCACAGGCAGAG AAATAGCTCCATGGATGAGGAGATTGAAAATCCCTATTGGAGTGTCCGGGCACTGGTGCAGCAGTATGAAGGGCAGCAGAACATTCCAGTGGAGTCCCACTCTTCCAG tcTGGCATCTCCCAGTCCTATCCATAGTGCAAAGAGTGAATCCACTGTAGCTCcctcagaggaaaaggaccaACTTGTGATCATCCACCCTGAGGAAGCAGAAACCAAGACAG AAGAGCCAGAACCTCACTTCCAGGCTGAGTGGCAGGCAGGGAACCCTGGCTCATATTTGGAGAATTCATGGGAGGAACAGCTTTTGGAACAACAGGACCatttggagaaggaaatggaGGAAGCCAAGAAGATGATTTCAGGTTTGCAG gctctgctgctcagtGGGTCTTTGCCTGAGGATGAGCAGGAAGGGTCCTTTGAACTTTGTGAGCATGGAGCCTGTCCTGAAGAGCAGCTG GTCATCATCCGAAGTCGTCTGGACCAGAGTATGGAAGAAAATCAAGACCTGAAG AAGGAGCTGTTGAAATACAAACAAGAAGCTCGAAACCTCCAAGGAATAAAG GATGCTTTGCAGCAAAGGCTGATGCAGCAGGATGCTTCAGTTCTTCAGCTGAAGCAGGAACTGTTGAGAGCAAACATGGACAAGGAGGAACTGCACAACCAGAAC GTTGACCTTCAGAGGAAGGTTGAAGAGAGGAATCAGCTCCTGGCAGAATACAAA aaggagctgggacagaAGGATTGGCACTTGCAGCAGCATCAGAGCAAGCTGGATGAAATGCTGAGGCAGCTCTCTGAGGCCAGTTACCAGCAG GTGGATTTGGAGCGGGAGCTGGAGCACAAGGAGGCCCTGCTAGCTCACTGCATGAAGAGAGAGGCTGAAGAG GTGATGGTTTACAGTGGCCATAGTGCTCAGAGCAATGGCTTTCTCcagacagcaggaaaaggagctgCTCCCACAGCCCACCGAGGG CCCAATGATTTGCAGCTGGTCCGTGATGCCCTTCGCAGCCTCAGGAACAGTTTCAGTGGCCACGATCCCCAGCACCACACCATTGacagcctggagcagggcaTCTCCAGCCTGATGGAACGGTTGTACCACGTGGAAACACAGAAGAGGCAAGAGAGAAGG ATCCGGGGGAAATCACCAGCAAGCAGAGTAATAAATGAGTGCAGAGACTCCTGGCCTCCCAAATCCA aactgCCTCACTCCCACAGCACACCCGTGATGAACACCAGTGCCTGCACCAAAGTGTTGTACTTCACTGACAGGTCCCTCACACCCTTCATGGTCAACATACCAAAGAG GTTAGGGGAAGTGACCCTGAAGGATTTTAAGGCTGCCATTGACCGGGAAGGGACCCATCGGTACCACTTCAAAGCCCTGGATCCAGAGTTTGGCACAGTCAAGGAGGAG caAGACAGTTTGTCACCTCCTCTGCAGAGGCATCCCTGGGTGCTGAAGTCCTCTCCAACACTGACCACCCCCAGCAGGATAAATTCCATCAGCCACACCACCAGTTCCTTGGAATGCCTGCTCCTGGGGTGCCTGATGGATCAGGAAATAATGGCTGCTTGGGAAAGAGTGATCCCTAACAGCCCTGAGGGTGGGGTTTCCTTTTTGTCCTACCCAGAAGTTCAAATGGCAGCTCAAGTTTTGGCTCACTCCTGA
- the DIXDC1 gene encoding dixin isoform X3: MCFLQAMKQQLQAYVAWVNSQLKKKPAIKPVQDLRQDLRDGVILALLIEIVAGEKLNGIQVNPTSQQQMRANVDKVLQFVASKKIRMHQASAKDIVDGNLKSIMRLILALAAHFKPGSGRATNQSSAGTVGKGLSVSSASPRPRSAAAVAQGAVAALADVRQDVLHSGRELLRHRQRNSSMDEEIENPYWSVRALVQQYEGQQNIPVESHSSSLASPSPIHSAKSESTVAPSEEKDQLVIIHPEEAETKTEEPEPHFQAEWQAGNPGSYLENSWEEQLLEQQDHLEKEMEEAKKMISGLQALLLSGSLPEDEQEGSFELCEHGACPEEQLVIIRSRLDQSMEENQDLKKELLKYKQEARNLQGIKDALQQRLMQQDASVLQLKQELLRANMDKEELHNQNVDLQRKVEERNQLLAEYKKELGQKDWHLQQHQSKLDEMLRQLSEASYQQVDLERELEHKEALLAHCMKREAEEVMVYSGHSAQSNGFLQTAGKGAAPTAHRGPNDLQLVRDALRSLRNSFSGHDPQHHTIDSLEQGISSLMERLYHVETQKRQERRIRGKSPASRVINECRDSWPPKSKLPHSHSTPVMNTSACTKVLYFTDRSLTPFMVNIPKRLGEVTLKDFKAAIDREGTHRYHFKALDPEFGTVKEEQDSLSPPLQRHPWVLKSSPTLTTPSRINSISHTTSSLECLLLGCLMDQEIMAAWERVIPNSPEGGVSFLSYPEVQMAAQVLAHS; the protein is encoded by the exons CAACAGCTCCAGGCATACGTGGCCTGGGTGAATTCCCAGCTGAAGAAGAAGCCAGCAATAAAGCCAGTGCAAGACCTGAGACAAGATCTCCGGGATGGAGTCATTCTTGCTTTGCTAATTGAGATTGTAG CTGGTGAGAAGTTGAATGGTATCCAGGTAAACcccaccagccagcagcagatgagGGCAAATGTGGATAAAGTCTTACAGTTTGTGGCATCAAAAAAGATTCGCATGCATCAGGCCTCAGCAAAAG ACATCGTTGATGGGAACTTGAAATCCATCATGAGGCTGATCCTGGCCCTGGCTGCTCACTTCAAACCAGGTTCTGGGAGAGCCACGAatcagagctctgctggcacGGTGGGGAAGGGTTTGTCAGTGtcctctgccagccccagacctcgctcagctgctgcagtggcCCAGGGGGCAGTGGCTGCCCTGGCAGATGTCCGGCAGGATGTGCTGCACTCCGGCAGGGAACTTCTCCGGCACAGGCAGAG AAATAGCTCCATGGATGAGGAGATTGAAAATCCCTATTGGAGTGTCCGGGCACTGGTGCAGCAGTATGAAGGGCAGCAGAACATTCCAGTGGAGTCCCACTCTTCCAG tcTGGCATCTCCCAGTCCTATCCATAGTGCAAAGAGTGAATCCACTGTAGCTCcctcagaggaaaaggaccaACTTGTGATCATCCACCCTGAGGAAGCAGAAACCAAGACAG AAGAGCCAGAACCTCACTTCCAGGCTGAGTGGCAGGCAGGGAACCCTGGCTCATATTTGGAGAATTCATGGGAGGAACAGCTTTTGGAACAACAGGACCatttggagaaggaaatggaGGAAGCCAAGAAGATGATTTCAGGTTTGCAG gctctgctgctcagtGGGTCTTTGCCTGAGGATGAGCAGGAAGGGTCCTTTGAACTTTGTGAGCATGGAGCCTGTCCTGAAGAGCAGCTG GTCATCATCCGAAGTCGTCTGGACCAGAGTATGGAAGAAAATCAAGACCTGAAG AAGGAGCTGTTGAAATACAAACAAGAAGCTCGAAACCTCCAAGGAATAAAG GATGCTTTGCAGCAAAGGCTGATGCAGCAGGATGCTTCAGTTCTTCAGCTGAAGCAGGAACTGTTGAGAGCAAACATGGACAAGGAGGAACTGCACAACCAGAAC GTTGACCTTCAGAGGAAGGTTGAAGAGAGGAATCAGCTCCTGGCAGAATACAAA aaggagctgggacagaAGGATTGGCACTTGCAGCAGCATCAGAGCAAGCTGGATGAAATGCTGAGGCAGCTCTCTGAGGCCAGTTACCAGCAG GTGGATTTGGAGCGGGAGCTGGAGCACAAGGAGGCCCTGCTAGCTCACTGCATGAAGAGAGAGGCTGAAGAG GTGATGGTTTACAGTGGCCATAGTGCTCAGAGCAATGGCTTTCTCcagacagcaggaaaaggagctgCTCCCACAGCCCACCGAGGG CCCAATGATTTGCAGCTGGTCCGTGATGCCCTTCGCAGCCTCAGGAACAGTTTCAGTGGCCACGATCCCCAGCACCACACCATTGacagcctggagcagggcaTCTCCAGCCTGATGGAACGGTTGTACCACGTGGAAACACAGAAGAGGCAAGAGAGAAGG ATCCGGGGGAAATCACCAGCAAGCAGAGTAATAAATGAGTGCAGAGACTCCTGGCCTCCCAAATCCA aactgCCTCACTCCCACAGCACACCCGTGATGAACACCAGTGCCTGCACCAAAGTGTTGTACTTCACTGACAGGTCCCTCACACCCTTCATGGTCAACATACCAAAGAG GTTAGGGGAAGTGACCCTGAAGGATTTTAAGGCTGCCATTGACCGGGAAGGGACCCATCGGTACCACTTCAAAGCCCTGGATCCAGAGTTTGGCACAGTCAAGGAGGAG caAGACAGTTTGTCACCTCCTCTGCAGAGGCATCCCTGGGTGCTGAAGTCCTCTCCAACACTGACCACCCCCAGCAGGATAAATTCCATCAGCCACACCACCAGTTCCTTGGAATGCCTGCTCCTGGGGTGCCTGATGGATCAGGAAATAATGGCTGCTTGGGAAAGAGTGATCCCTAACAGCCCTGAGGGTGGGGTTTCCTTTTTGTCCTACCCAGAAGTTCAAATGGCAGCTCAAGTTTTGGCTCACTCCTGA
- the DIXDC1 gene encoding dixin isoform X1, giving the protein MLSCLARGNLLDILQEGFTEQQLQAYVAWVNSQLKKKPAIKPVQDLRQDLRDGVILALLIEIVAGEKLNGIQVNPTSQQQMRANVDKVLQFVASKKIRMHQASAKDIVDGNLKSIMRLILALAAHFKPGSGRATNQSSAGTVGKGLSVSSASPRPRSAAAVAQGAVAALADVRQDVLHSGRELLRHRQRNSSMDEEIENPYWSVRALVQQYEGQQNIPVESHSSSLASPSPIHSAKSESTVAPSEEKDQLVIIHPEEAETKTEEPEPHFQAEWQAGNPGSYLENSWEEQLLEQQDHLEKEMEEAKKMISGLQALLLSGSLPEDEQEGSFELCEHGACPEEQLVIIRSRLDQSMEENQDLKKELLKYKQEARNLQGIKDALQQRLMQQDASVLQLKQELLRANMDKEELHNQNVDLQRKVEERNQLLAEYKKELGQKDWHLQQHQSKLDEMLRQLSEASYQQVDLERELEHKEALLAHCMKREAEEVMVYSGHSAQSNGFLQTAGKGAAPTAHRGPNDLQLVRDALRSLRNSFSGHDPQHHTIDSLEQGISSLMERLYHVETQKRQERRIRGKSPASRVINECRDSWPPKSKLPHSHSTPVMNTSACTKVLYFTDRSLTPFMVNIPKRLGEVTLKDFKAAIDREGTHRYHFKALDPEFGTVKEEQDSLSPPLQRHPWVLKSSPTLTTPSRINSISHTTSSLECLLLGCLMDQEIMAAWERVIPNSPEGGVSFLSYPEVQMAAQVLAHS; this is encoded by the exons CAACAGCTCCAGGCATACGTGGCCTGGGTGAATTCCCAGCTGAAGAAGAAGCCAGCAATAAAGCCAGTGCAAGACCTGAGACAAGATCTCCGGGATGGAGTCATTCTTGCTTTGCTAATTGAGATTGTAG CTGGTGAGAAGTTGAATGGTATCCAGGTAAACcccaccagccagcagcagatgagGGCAAATGTGGATAAAGTCTTACAGTTTGTGGCATCAAAAAAGATTCGCATGCATCAGGCCTCAGCAAAAG ACATCGTTGATGGGAACTTGAAATCCATCATGAGGCTGATCCTGGCCCTGGCTGCTCACTTCAAACCAGGTTCTGGGAGAGCCACGAatcagagctctgctggcacGGTGGGGAAGGGTTTGTCAGTGtcctctgccagccccagacctcgctcagctgctgcagtggcCCAGGGGGCAGTGGCTGCCCTGGCAGATGTCCGGCAGGATGTGCTGCACTCCGGCAGGGAACTTCTCCGGCACAGGCAGAG AAATAGCTCCATGGATGAGGAGATTGAAAATCCCTATTGGAGTGTCCGGGCACTGGTGCAGCAGTATGAAGGGCAGCAGAACATTCCAGTGGAGTCCCACTCTTCCAG tcTGGCATCTCCCAGTCCTATCCATAGTGCAAAGAGTGAATCCACTGTAGCTCcctcagaggaaaaggaccaACTTGTGATCATCCACCCTGAGGAAGCAGAAACCAAGACAG AAGAGCCAGAACCTCACTTCCAGGCTGAGTGGCAGGCAGGGAACCCTGGCTCATATTTGGAGAATTCATGGGAGGAACAGCTTTTGGAACAACAGGACCatttggagaaggaaatggaGGAAGCCAAGAAGATGATTTCAGGTTTGCAG gctctgctgctcagtGGGTCTTTGCCTGAGGATGAGCAGGAAGGGTCCTTTGAACTTTGTGAGCATGGAGCCTGTCCTGAAGAGCAGCTG GTCATCATCCGAAGTCGTCTGGACCAGAGTATGGAAGAAAATCAAGACCTGAAG AAGGAGCTGTTGAAATACAAACAAGAAGCTCGAAACCTCCAAGGAATAAAG GATGCTTTGCAGCAAAGGCTGATGCAGCAGGATGCTTCAGTTCTTCAGCTGAAGCAGGAACTGTTGAGAGCAAACATGGACAAGGAGGAACTGCACAACCAGAAC GTTGACCTTCAGAGGAAGGTTGAAGAGAGGAATCAGCTCCTGGCAGAATACAAA aaggagctgggacagaAGGATTGGCACTTGCAGCAGCATCAGAGCAAGCTGGATGAAATGCTGAGGCAGCTCTCTGAGGCCAGTTACCAGCAG GTGGATTTGGAGCGGGAGCTGGAGCACAAGGAGGCCCTGCTAGCTCACTGCATGAAGAGAGAGGCTGAAGAG GTGATGGTTTACAGTGGCCATAGTGCTCAGAGCAATGGCTTTCTCcagacagcaggaaaaggagctgCTCCCACAGCCCACCGAGGG CCCAATGATTTGCAGCTGGTCCGTGATGCCCTTCGCAGCCTCAGGAACAGTTTCAGTGGCCACGATCCCCAGCACCACACCATTGacagcctggagcagggcaTCTCCAGCCTGATGGAACGGTTGTACCACGTGGAAACACAGAAGAGGCAAGAGAGAAGG ATCCGGGGGAAATCACCAGCAAGCAGAGTAATAAATGAGTGCAGAGACTCCTGGCCTCCCAAATCCA aactgCCTCACTCCCACAGCACACCCGTGATGAACACCAGTGCCTGCACCAAAGTGTTGTACTTCACTGACAGGTCCCTCACACCCTTCATGGTCAACATACCAAAGAG GTTAGGGGAAGTGACCCTGAAGGATTTTAAGGCTGCCATTGACCGGGAAGGGACCCATCGGTACCACTTCAAAGCCCTGGATCCAGAGTTTGGCACAGTCAAGGAGGAG caAGACAGTTTGTCACCTCCTCTGCAGAGGCATCCCTGGGTGCTGAAGTCCTCTCCAACACTGACCACCCCCAGCAGGATAAATTCCATCAGCCACACCACCAGTTCCTTGGAATGCCTGCTCCTGGGGTGCCTGATGGATCAGGAAATAATGGCTGCTTGGGAAAGAGTGATCCCTAACAGCCCTGAGGGTGGGGTTTCCTTTTTGTCCTACCCAGAAGTTCAAATGGCAGCTCAAGTTTTGGCTCACTCCTGA
- the DIXDC1 gene encoding dixin isoform X6: protein MRANVDKVLQFVASKKIRMHQASAKDIVDGNLKSIMRLILALAAHFKPGSGRATNQSSAGTVGKGLSVSSASPRPRSAAAVAQGAVAALADVRQDVLHSGRELLRHRQRNSSMDEEIENPYWSVRALVQQYEGQQNIPVESHSSSLASPSPIHSAKSESTVAPSEEKDQLVIIHPEEAETKTEEPEPHFQAEWQAGNPGSYLENSWEEQLLEQQDHLEKEMEEAKKMISGLQALLLSGSLPEDEQEGSFELCEHGACPEEQLVIIRSRLDQSMEENQDLKKELLKYKQEARNLQGIKDALQQRLMQQDASVLQLKQELLRANMDKEELHNQNVDLQRKVEERNQLLAEYKKELGQKDWHLQQHQSKLDEMLRQLSEASYQQVDLERELEHKEALLAHCMKREAEEVMVYSGHSAQSNGFLQTAGKGAAPTAHRGPNDLQLVRDALRSLRNSFSGHDPQHHTIDSLEQGISSLMERLYHVETQKRQERRIRGKSPASRVINECRDSWPPKSKLPHSHSTPVMNTSACTKVLYFTDRSLTPFMVNIPKRLGEVTLKDFKAAIDREGTHRYHFKALDPEFGTVKEEQDSLSPPLQRHPWVLKSSPTLTTPSRINSISHTTSSLECLLLGCLMDQEIMAAWERVIPNSPEGGVSFLSYPEVQMAAQVLAHS from the exons atgagGGCAAATGTGGATAAAGTCTTACAGTTTGTGGCATCAAAAAAGATTCGCATGCATCAGGCCTCAGCAAAAG ACATCGTTGATGGGAACTTGAAATCCATCATGAGGCTGATCCTGGCCCTGGCTGCTCACTTCAAACCAGGTTCTGGGAGAGCCACGAatcagagctctgctggcacGGTGGGGAAGGGTTTGTCAGTGtcctctgccagccccagacctcgctcagctgctgcagtggcCCAGGGGGCAGTGGCTGCCCTGGCAGATGTCCGGCAGGATGTGCTGCACTCCGGCAGGGAACTTCTCCGGCACAGGCAGAG AAATAGCTCCATGGATGAGGAGATTGAAAATCCCTATTGGAGTGTCCGGGCACTGGTGCAGCAGTATGAAGGGCAGCAGAACATTCCAGTGGAGTCCCACTCTTCCAG tcTGGCATCTCCCAGTCCTATCCATAGTGCAAAGAGTGAATCCACTGTAGCTCcctcagaggaaaaggaccaACTTGTGATCATCCACCCTGAGGAAGCAGAAACCAAGACAG AAGAGCCAGAACCTCACTTCCAGGCTGAGTGGCAGGCAGGGAACCCTGGCTCATATTTGGAGAATTCATGGGAGGAACAGCTTTTGGAACAACAGGACCatttggagaaggaaatggaGGAAGCCAAGAAGATGATTTCAGGTTTGCAG gctctgctgctcagtGGGTCTTTGCCTGAGGATGAGCAGGAAGGGTCCTTTGAACTTTGTGAGCATGGAGCCTGTCCTGAAGAGCAGCTG GTCATCATCCGAAGTCGTCTGGACCAGAGTATGGAAGAAAATCAAGACCTGAAG AAGGAGCTGTTGAAATACAAACAAGAAGCTCGAAACCTCCAAGGAATAAAG GATGCTTTGCAGCAAAGGCTGATGCAGCAGGATGCTTCAGTTCTTCAGCTGAAGCAGGAACTGTTGAGAGCAAACATGGACAAGGAGGAACTGCACAACCAGAAC GTTGACCTTCAGAGGAAGGTTGAAGAGAGGAATCAGCTCCTGGCAGAATACAAA aaggagctgggacagaAGGATTGGCACTTGCAGCAGCATCAGAGCAAGCTGGATGAAATGCTGAGGCAGCTCTCTGAGGCCAGTTACCAGCAG GTGGATTTGGAGCGGGAGCTGGAGCACAAGGAGGCCCTGCTAGCTCACTGCATGAAGAGAGAGGCTGAAGAG GTGATGGTTTACAGTGGCCATAGTGCTCAGAGCAATGGCTTTCTCcagacagcaggaaaaggagctgCTCCCACAGCCCACCGAGGG CCCAATGATTTGCAGCTGGTCCGTGATGCCCTTCGCAGCCTCAGGAACAGTTTCAGTGGCCACGATCCCCAGCACCACACCATTGacagcctggagcagggcaTCTCCAGCCTGATGGAACGGTTGTACCACGTGGAAACACAGAAGAGGCAAGAGAGAAGG ATCCGGGGGAAATCACCAGCAAGCAGAGTAATAAATGAGTGCAGAGACTCCTGGCCTCCCAAATCCA aactgCCTCACTCCCACAGCACACCCGTGATGAACACCAGTGCCTGCACCAAAGTGTTGTACTTCACTGACAGGTCCCTCACACCCTTCATGGTCAACATACCAAAGAG GTTAGGGGAAGTGACCCTGAAGGATTTTAAGGCTGCCATTGACCGGGAAGGGACCCATCGGTACCACTTCAAAGCCCTGGATCCAGAGTTTGGCACAGTCAAGGAGGAG caAGACAGTTTGTCACCTCCTCTGCAGAGGCATCCCTGGGTGCTGAAGTCCTCTCCAACACTGACCACCCCCAGCAGGATAAATTCCATCAGCCACACCACCAGTTCCTTGGAATGCCTGCTCCTGGGGTGCCTGATGGATCAGGAAATAATGGCTGCTTGGGAAAGAGTGATCCCTAACAGCCCTGAGGGTGGGGTTTCCTTTTTGTCCTACCCAGAAGTTCAAATGGCAGCTCAAGTTTTGGCTCACTCCTGA
- the DIXDC1 gene encoding dixin isoform X4 gives MNEDGRKVRAVQLPPEKEMKCKHFAFYFQQQLQAYVAWVNSQLKKKPAIKPVQDLRQDLRDGVILALLIEIVAGEKLNGIQVNPTSQQQMRANVDKVLQFVASKKIRMHQASAKDIVDGNLKSIMRLILALAAHFKPGSGRATNQSSAGTVGKGLSVSSASPRPRSAAAVAQGAVAALADVRQDVLHSGRELLRHRQRNSSMDEEIENPYWSVRALVQQYEGQQNIPVESHSSSLASPSPIHSAKSESTVAPSEEKDQLVIIHPEEAETKTEEPEPHFQAEWQAGNPGSYLENSWEEQLLEQQDHLEKEMEEAKKMISGLQALLLSGSLPEDEQEGSFELCEHGACPEEQLVIIRSRLDQSMEENQDLKKELLKYKQEARNLQGIKDALQQRLMQQDASVLQLKQELLRANMDKEELHNQNVDLQRKVEERNQLLAEYKKELGQKDWHLQQHQSKLDEMLRQLSEASYQQVDLERELEHKEALLAHCMKREAEEVMVYSGHSAQSNGFLQTAGKGAAPTAHRGPNDLQLVRDALRSLRNSFSGHDPQHHTIDSLEQGISSLMERLYHVETQKRQERRIRGKSPASRVINECRDSWPPKSKLPHSHSTPVMNTSACTKVLYFTDRSLTPFMVNIPKRLGEVTLKDFKAAIDREGTHRYHFKALDPEFGTVKEEVFHDDDIIPGWEGKIVAWVEEDHGEN, from the exons ATGAATGAAGATGGAAGAAAAGTGAGAGCTGTGCAGCTTCCCCCTGAAAAGGAGATGAAGtgcaaacattttgctttctattttcaGCAACAGCTCCAGGCATACGTGGCCTGGGTGAATTCCCAGCTGAAGAAGAAGCCAGCAATAAAGCCAGTGCAAGACCTGAGACAAGATCTCCGGGATGGAGTCATTCTTGCTTTGCTAATTGAGATTGTAG CTGGTGAGAAGTTGAATGGTATCCAGGTAAACcccaccagccagcagcagatgagGGCAAATGTGGATAAAGTCTTACAGTTTGTGGCATCAAAAAAGATTCGCATGCATCAGGCCTCAGCAAAAG ACATCGTTGATGGGAACTTGAAATCCATCATGAGGCTGATCCTGGCCCTGGCTGCTCACTTCAAACCAGGTTCTGGGAGAGCCACGAatcagagctctgctggcacGGTGGGGAAGGGTTTGTCAGTGtcctctgccagccccagacctcgctcagctgctgcagtggcCCAGGGGGCAGTGGCTGCCCTGGCAGATGTCCGGCAGGATGTGCTGCACTCCGGCAGGGAACTTCTCCGGCACAGGCAGAG AAATAGCTCCATGGATGAGGAGATTGAAAATCCCTATTGGAGTGTCCGGGCACTGGTGCAGCAGTATGAAGGGCAGCAGAACATTCCAGTGGAGTCCCACTCTTCCAG tcTGGCATCTCCCAGTCCTATCCATAGTGCAAAGAGTGAATCCACTGTAGCTCcctcagaggaaaaggaccaACTTGTGATCATCCACCCTGAGGAAGCAGAAACCAAGACAG AAGAGCCAGAACCTCACTTCCAGGCTGAGTGGCAGGCAGGGAACCCTGGCTCATATTTGGAGAATTCATGGGAGGAACAGCTTTTGGAACAACAGGACCatttggagaaggaaatggaGGAAGCCAAGAAGATGATTTCAGGTTTGCAG gctctgctgctcagtGGGTCTTTGCCTGAGGATGAGCAGGAAGGGTCCTTTGAACTTTGTGAGCATGGAGCCTGTCCTGAAGAGCAGCTG GTCATCATCCGAAGTCGTCTGGACCAGAGTATGGAAGAAAATCAAGACCTGAAG AAGGAGCTGTTGAAATACAAACAAGAAGCTCGAAACCTCCAAGGAATAAAG GATGCTTTGCAGCAAAGGCTGATGCAGCAGGATGCTTCAGTTCTTCAGCTGAAGCAGGAACTGTTGAGAGCAAACATGGACAAGGAGGAACTGCACAACCAGAAC GTTGACCTTCAGAGGAAGGTTGAAGAGAGGAATCAGCTCCTGGCAGAATACAAA aaggagctgggacagaAGGATTGGCACTTGCAGCAGCATCAGAGCAAGCTGGATGAAATGCTGAGGCAGCTCTCTGAGGCCAGTTACCAGCAG GTGGATTTGGAGCGGGAGCTGGAGCACAAGGAGGCCCTGCTAGCTCACTGCATGAAGAGAGAGGCTGAAGAG GTGATGGTTTACAGTGGCCATAGTGCTCAGAGCAATGGCTTTCTCcagacagcaggaaaaggagctgCTCCCACAGCCCACCGAGGG CCCAATGATTTGCAGCTGGTCCGTGATGCCCTTCGCAGCCTCAGGAACAGTTTCAGTGGCCACGATCCCCAGCACCACACCATTGacagcctggagcagggcaTCTCCAGCCTGATGGAACGGTTGTACCACGTGGAAACACAGAAGAGGCAAGAGAGAAGG ATCCGGGGGAAATCACCAGCAAGCAGAGTAATAAATGAGTGCAGAGACTCCTGGCCTCCCAAATCCA aactgCCTCACTCCCACAGCACACCCGTGATGAACACCAGTGCCTGCACCAAAGTGTTGTACTTCACTGACAGGTCCCTCACACCCTTCATGGTCAACATACCAAAGAG GTTAGGGGAAGTGACCCTGAAGGATTTTAAGGCTGCCATTGACCGGGAAGGGACCCATCGGTACCACTTCAAAGCCCTGGATCCAGAGTTTGGCACAGTCAAGGAGGAG GTATTCCATGATGATGACATCATTCCTGGATGGGAGGGGAAAATTGTGGCCTGGGTGGAAGAAGACCACGGGGAGAATTAA